A genomic segment from Dermatobacter hominis encodes:
- a CDS encoding N-acyl-D-amino-acid deacylase family protein — MADLTIRNGLLADGTGAPARPADVVVAGDRIVDVTPPGEGSAGRREIDADGRLVTPGFVDIHTHYDGQATWDPEMTPSSWHGVTTVVMGNCGVGFAPADPDRRDWLIQLMEGVEDIPGTALAEGMSWNWESFPEYLDELESMPRVMDVAAQIPHGAVRGYVMGERGAANEEATPEDIALMSKLVEEGLRAGAVGFTTTRTVLHRAKDGELAAGTTASADELLGIGDALGAAGAGVFGVASDMLDPAAEFAWMAEIARRTGRPVTFGCLQNDVYPEQWRELIERAEAARADGALVVPQVAGRPACLLFGFTSSVHPFITHRAYRAIADLPLPERVAALRTPEVREAILGEKVERSGFGAFLLSSFHKLFPLGDPPDYEPAPERSVAAIAAREGRTPEEVTYDLMLGRDGTELLYFPLLGYSQGDFGAMREMLDRDDTVLGLGDGGAHCGVLCDASLPSYMLTHWVRDRDRGERFDLERVVAMQTSRTAALYGFRDRGVVAPGHRADLNVIDLDGLRIAPPEMVHDLPAGGRRLIQRASGYGATIVAGVPVRIDDESTGERPGALVRGAQRAPA, encoded by the coding sequence GTGGCCGACCTGACCATCCGCAACGGGCTGCTGGCCGACGGCACGGGGGCGCCGGCACGGCCCGCCGACGTCGTCGTCGCCGGCGACCGCATCGTCGACGTCACGCCGCCGGGGGAGGGGAGCGCCGGACGTCGGGAGATCGACGCCGACGGCCGCCTCGTCACGCCGGGGTTCGTCGACATCCACACCCACTACGACGGCCAGGCCACGTGGGACCCCGAGATGACGCCGTCGAGCTGGCACGGCGTGACCACGGTCGTCATGGGCAACTGCGGCGTGGGCTTCGCCCCCGCGGACCCCGATCGGCGCGACTGGCTGATCCAGCTGATGGAGGGCGTCGAGGACATCCCCGGCACCGCGCTCGCCGAGGGCATGAGCTGGAACTGGGAGTCCTTCCCCGAGTACCTCGACGAGCTCGAGTCGATGCCCCGCGTGATGGACGTGGCCGCGCAGATCCCCCACGGCGCCGTGCGCGGGTACGTGATGGGGGAGCGAGGCGCCGCCAACGAGGAGGCCACCCCCGAGGACATCGCGCTGATGTCGAAGCTCGTCGAGGAGGGCCTGCGGGCCGGCGCCGTCGGGTTCACGACCACGCGCACGGTCCTGCACCGGGCCAAGGACGGCGAGCTCGCCGCCGGCACGACCGCGTCGGCCGACGAGCTCCTCGGCATCGGCGACGCCCTCGGCGCCGCGGGAGCCGGCGTGTTCGGCGTCGCCAGCGACATGCTCGACCCCGCCGCCGAGTTCGCCTGGATGGCCGAGATCGCTCGCCGGACCGGTCGGCCCGTCACGTTCGGGTGCCTGCAGAACGATGTGTACCCGGAGCAGTGGCGTGAGCTCATCGAGCGCGCCGAGGCGGCTCGCGCCGACGGCGCCCTGGTCGTGCCGCAGGTGGCGGGACGGCCGGCGTGCCTGCTGTTCGGGTTCACGTCGTCGGTGCACCCGTTCATCACGCACCGCGCCTACCGGGCCATCGCGGACCTCCCCCTGCCCGAGCGCGTGGCGGCGTTGCGCACGCCCGAGGTGCGCGAGGCGATCCTCGGGGAGAAGGTCGAGCGGTCCGGGTTCGGGGCCTTCCTGCTGTCGAGCTTCCACAAGCTCTTCCCGCTCGGCGACCCGCCCGACTACGAGCCGGCGCCCGAGCGCAGCGTGGCCGCGATCGCGGCCCGGGAGGGCCGGACACCCGAGGAGGTCACCTACGACCTCATGCTCGGGCGCGACGGCACCGAGCTCCTGTACTTCCCGCTGCTCGGCTACAGCCAAGGGGACTTCGGGGCGATGCGCGAGATGCTCGACCGCGACGACACGGTGCTGGGCCTCGGTGACGGCGGCGCCCACTGCGGGGTGCTGTGCGACGCCAGCCTGCCGAGCTACATGCTCACGCACTGGGTCCGGGACCGCGACCGGGGCGAGCGCTTCGACCTCGAGCGCGTGGTGGCGATGCAGACGAGCCGCACCGCCGCGCTCTACGGCTTCCGCGACCGCGGCGTCGTGGCGCCCGGGCACCGCGCCGACCTGAACGTCATCGACCTCGACGGGCTCCGGATCGCCCCGCCCGAGATGGTGCACGACCTGCCGGCCGGCGGGCGGCGGCTGATCCAGCGGGCGTCGGGCTACGGGGCGACGATCGTGGCGGGCGTGCCCGTCCGGATCGACGACGAGTCGACGGGCGAGCGCCCGGGCGCGCTCGTCCGGGGCGCCCAGCGGGCCCCCGCCTGA
- a CDS encoding TIGR03617 family F420-dependent LLM class oxidoreductase, with translation MQVLAAVYGLTDAADEARRLEAAGVDGVFTFEGPHDVFIPLALAAQATDLSVMTNVAIAFPRNAVHMAHAAWDLHVLSGGRCTLGLGTQVRPHIERRFGVDFERPVERMRDTVEAVRAVFRTWQHGEPLDHRGPYRTHTKMSPMFSPQPHPDGPPRIAVGALGPRLTTLAAEVADSLAVMPVTSERFFAECTLPAVERGLERRSERLDPLEVLPELIVCCGRTPEEQAAADAGCRALLGFYVSTPSYRPVFDLAGRGDLQPQAQQMTREGRWDAVAELIDDEVLATVAVRGTPAEIAEQVRGRYSQHCERVCIYMPYAMSDDLLVELVGALHSA, from the coding sequence ATGCAGGTTCTCGCCGCCGTCTACGGGCTGACCGACGCCGCCGACGAGGCGCGTCGGCTCGAAGCCGCCGGCGTCGACGGGGTCTTCACGTTCGAGGGCCCCCACGACGTCTTCATCCCGCTCGCGCTCGCCGCGCAGGCCACCGACCTGTCGGTGATGACGAACGTGGCGATCGCCTTCCCGCGCAACGCGGTGCACATGGCGCACGCGGCGTGGGACCTCCACGTGCTCTCCGGCGGGCGGTGCACGCTCGGGCTCGGCACGCAGGTCCGCCCCCACATCGAGCGCCGGTTCGGCGTCGACTTCGAGCGACCGGTCGAGCGGATGCGCGACACGGTCGAGGCGGTGCGCGCGGTGTTCCGCACCTGGCAGCACGGCGAGCCGCTCGACCACCGGGGCCCGTACCGGACCCACACGAAGATGTCGCCGATGTTCTCGCCGCAGCCGCACCCGGACGGGCCGCCGCGGATCGCCGTCGGTGCCCTCGGCCCGCGGCTCACGACGCTGGCCGCCGAGGTGGCCGACTCGCTCGCCGTCATGCCGGTGACGTCCGAGCGGTTCTTCGCCGAGTGCACGCTGCCCGCGGTCGAGCGCGGGCTCGAGCGCCGCAGCGAGCGGCTCGATCCGCTCGAGGTGCTGCCCGAGCTGATCGTGTGCTGCGGGCGGACGCCCGAGGAGCAGGCCGCCGCCGACGCAGGGTGCCGCGCCCTGCTCGGGTTCTACGTGTCGACGCCGTCGTACCGGCCGGTGTTCGACCTCGCGGGCCGGGGCGATCTCCAGCCGCAGGCCCAGCAGATGACGCGCGAGGGCCGGTGGGACGCGGTCGCCGAGCTCATCGACGACGAGGTCCTCGCGACGGTGGCGGTGCGGGGCACGCCGGCCGAGATCGCCGAGCAGGTCCGCGGCCGGTACTCGCAGCACTGCGAGCGGGTCTGCATCTACATGCCGTACGCGATGTCCGACGACCTCCTCGTCGAGCTCGTCGGCGCCCTGCACTCCGCCTGA
- a CDS encoding TetR/AcrR family transcriptional regulator — protein sequence MPSENVAASTDRRTRKREARRDHLLDLAAALVTEHGIEGLTMAALAEASDYATASLYTYFPSRSALLAALQTRALVTLGGVADAAVADWDARVAGAGLGPATGALARLWSFAELFLAAPDEHPHEFRLQQRLLVTDGGQDTDDVAAVVPAAMAVLDVPRRLLLEAASVGAIRAADPVVDPLDQPADAELVRTISWVVALNGALLTDGLVMGLPTTGTALGRELTAALLVGWGADPDASANARDAALAWRAEAGGAAS from the coding sequence GTGCCTTCGGAAAACGTCGCTGCATCGACCGATCGCCGCACGCGGAAGCGTGAGGCCCGGCGGGACCACCTCCTCGACCTCGCTGCCGCGCTCGTCACCGAGCACGGCATCGAGGGCCTGACGATGGCGGCACTCGCCGAGGCGTCGGACTACGCGACCGCGTCGCTCTACACGTACTTCCCGTCGCGCAGCGCCCTGCTGGCCGCGCTGCAGACCCGTGCCCTGGTCACCCTGGGCGGCGTCGCCGACGCTGCGGTGGCGGACTGGGACGCCAGGGTGGCCGGGGCCGGGCTCGGGCCGGCGACGGGAGCGCTCGCCCGGCTGTGGTCCTTCGCCGAGCTGTTCCTCGCCGCCCCCGACGAGCACCCGCACGAGTTCCGCCTCCAGCAGCGGCTCCTCGTCACCGACGGCGGGCAGGACACCGATGACGTCGCCGCCGTGGTGCCCGCCGCCATGGCCGTGCTCGACGTGCCCCGACGGCTGCTGCTCGAGGCCGCGTCGGTCGGGGCGATCCGTGCCGCCGACCCCGTGGTCGACCCGCTCGACCAACCCGCCGACGCCGAGCTCGTCCGGACGATCTCGTGGGTGGTCGCGCTGAACGGCGCCCTCCTCACCGACGGCCTCGTCATGGGCCTCCCCACGACCGGGACCGCGCTCGGCCGGGAGCTCACCGCCGCGCTGCTCGTCGGCTGGGGCGCCGATCCCGACGCCTCGGCGAACGCCCGCGACGCCGCCCTCGCATGGCGGGCCGAGGCCGGCGGGGCCGCATCGTGA
- a CDS encoding sterol desaturase family protein, with the protein MAGRGRRGRIVIAAVLVAVAALVGGAALWTLAEYLLHRFAMHALNGKGIMSREHLEHHVGSSWSFSHTHLLSWAGVILVGLLVWAPIGWLVAGVPGLALGLGWCLGYAGYEHQHAMAHLRGPRGRYSAWLRRHHFHHHFGHPRANHGVTTSVWDHLFGTHERPERVRVPRRLAQPWMLDGDRIRPELAADYVLVGSTDPSSRAAQLDRVRAFASLAPED; encoded by the coding sequence ATGGCGGGCCGAGGCCGGCGGGGCCGCATCGTGATCGCCGCCGTGCTCGTCGCCGTCGCCGCCCTCGTCGGCGGGGCCGCGCTGTGGACCCTCGCCGAGTACCTCCTGCACCGCTTCGCCATGCACGCGCTCAACGGCAAGGGGATCATGAGCCGCGAGCACCTCGAGCACCACGTCGGCTCGAGCTGGTCGTTCTCGCACACCCACCTCCTGAGCTGGGCGGGGGTCATCCTCGTCGGGCTGCTCGTGTGGGCGCCGATCGGGTGGCTGGTCGCCGGGGTGCCCGGGCTGGCGCTGGGCCTCGGCTGGTGCCTCGGCTACGCCGGCTACGAGCACCAGCACGCCATGGCCCACCTCCGCGGGCCCCGCGGGCGCTACTCGGCCTGGCTGCGCCGCCACCACTTCCACCACCACTTCGGGCACCCCAGGGCCAACCACGGCGTGACGACGTCGGTGTGGGACCACCTGTTCGGCACGCACGAGCGCCCGGAGCGGGTGCGGGTGCCCCGCCGGCTGGCCCAGCCCTGGATGCTCGACGGCGATCGCATCCGGCCCGAGCTCGCGGCCGACTACGTGCTCGTGGGCTCGACCGACCCGTCGTCGCGCGCCGCGCAGCTCGACCGGGTCCGCGCCTTCGCCTCGCTCGCTCCCGAGGACTGA
- a CDS encoding PaaI family thioesterase, translating into MTNQAATDSLRELMPLAALLRFSVDRSTAAEVVVTAPWSPEHCTTGGILHGGYLMALADSAGALCAVQNLPPDSWTSTIESKTNLFRPVPSGTVTATSTPIHVGRTTIVVQTDITRDDGKLATRTTQTQAVLSAG; encoded by the coding sequence GTGACCAATCAGGCCGCCACCGACTCCCTGCGCGAGCTCATGCCGCTCGCCGCCCTGCTCCGCTTCTCGGTCGACCGCAGCACCGCCGCCGAGGTGGTCGTCACCGCCCCGTGGTCGCCGGAGCACTGCACGACCGGCGGCATCCTCCACGGCGGCTATCTCATGGCCCTCGCCGACTCGGCCGGCGCCCTGTGCGCCGTGCAGAACCTGCCGCCTGACTCGTGGACCTCGACGATCGAGTCCAAGACGAACCTGTTCCGGCCGGTGCCCTCGGGGACGGTGACCGCGACGAGCACCCCCATCCACGTCGGCCGGACGACGATCGTCGTCCAGACCGACATCACCCGCGACGACGGGAAGCTCGCGACGCGCACGACCCAGACGCAGGCGGTGCTGTCCGCCGGGTGA
- a CDS encoding VOC family protein — MIDHLSIQCADLRSSADFYDAVLATVGGHRIMEVDEAIGYGTAFPSFWIGQQRTGDGFRESHIAFTAPSRDAVQAFRDAAAELGYEVLHEPRVWPEYHPGYFGAFVRDPDGNNVEAVHHTFDGAEPGA; from the coding sequence GTGATCGACCACCTCTCCATCCAGTGCGCCGACCTCCGCTCGAGCGCCGACTTCTACGACGCCGTGCTCGCCACGGTCGGCGGCCACCGGATCATGGAGGTCGATGAGGCGATCGGTTACGGCACCGCCTTCCCGAGCTTCTGGATCGGCCAGCAGCGCACCGGCGACGGGTTCCGGGAGTCCCACATCGCCTTCACCGCCCCGTCCCGTGACGCGGTCCAGGCGTTCCGCGACGCCGCCGCCGAGCTCGGCTACGAGGTCCTGCACGAGCCGCGGGTCTGGCCCGAGTACCACCCCGGCTACTTCGGTGCCTTCGTCCGCGACCCCGACGGCAACAACGTCGAGGCGGTCCACCACACGTTCGACGGCGCGGAGCCGGGCGCGTGA
- a CDS encoding rhodanese-like domain-containing protein: MVDIATNEVTAVPAAPPDDAFEHFAALLGYETDCWDVHASPIGDGFVVLDVRSREHFEQGHVPGAVNLPHRRIVERNLAPFDDDVLFVVYCAGPHCNGADKAAMRLAALGRPVKKMIGGIEGWKDEGFELATGSGDEGEVAS; the protein is encoded by the coding sequence ATGGTCGACATCGCCACCAACGAGGTGACGGCGGTCCCCGCCGCGCCGCCCGACGACGCGTTCGAGCACTTCGCGGCCCTGCTCGGCTACGAGACCGACTGCTGGGACGTGCACGCCTCGCCGATCGGCGACGGCTTCGTCGTGCTCGACGTCCGCAGCCGGGAGCACTTCGAGCAGGGGCACGTGCCCGGCGCGGTGAACCTGCCGCACCGGCGCATCGTCGAGCGCAACCTGGCGCCGTTCGACGACGACGTGCTGTTCGTCGTCTACTGCGCGGGACCGCACTGCAACGGCGCCGACAAGGCCGCCATGCGGCTGGCCGCCCTCGGCCGACCGGTCAAGAAGATGATCGGCGGCATCGAGGGCTGGAAGGACGAGGGCTTCGAGCTGGCGACCGGCTCGGGCGACGAGGGTGAGGTGGCATCGTGA
- a CDS encoding 1,4-dihydroxy-2-naphthoyl-CoA synthase gives MTTADGRVSEIFDPAAWQPVPGFEDLDDITYHRAVDVGVVRVAFDRPEVRNAFRPRTVDQLHRVLDHARQTSDVGCVLLTGNGPSPRDGGWAFCSGGDQRIRGRDGYRYTVEDEGGEPGLTAESIDPARSGRLHILEVQRLIRFMPKVVICVVPGWAAGGGHSLHVVSDLTLASRQHARFKQTDADVASFDGGFGSAYLARQVGQKFAREIFFLGDEYSAEDAHRMGMVNAVVDHEELEAVALEWGRKVMGKSPTAQRMLKYSFNLIDDGLVGQQVFAGEATRLAYMTDEAAEGRDSFLERRDPDWSGYPWHF, from the coding sequence GTGACGACGGCCGACGGACGGGTGTCGGAGATCTTCGACCCGGCGGCGTGGCAGCCGGTGCCGGGCTTCGAGGACCTCGACGACATCACCTACCACCGGGCGGTCGACGTGGGCGTCGTGCGTGTCGCCTTCGACCGGCCCGAGGTGCGCAACGCCTTCCGCCCGCGCACCGTCGACCAGCTCCACCGGGTGCTCGACCACGCCCGCCAGACCTCCGACGTCGGCTGCGTGCTGCTGACCGGCAACGGACCGTCGCCGAGGGACGGGGGCTGGGCGTTCTGCTCCGGCGGCGACCAGCGCATCCGGGGCCGCGACGGCTACCGCTACACCGTCGAGGACGAGGGGGGCGAGCCCGGCCTCACAGCCGAGTCGATCGACCCGGCCCGCTCCGGGCGCCTGCACATCCTCGAGGTGCAGCGGCTGATCCGCTTCATGCCGAAGGTCGTGATCTGCGTCGTGCCGGGCTGGGCGGCCGGCGGCGGCCACAGCCTCCACGTCGTCAGCGACCTGACGCTGGCCAGCCGCCAGCACGCCCGGTTCAAGCAGACCGACGCGGACGTCGCCAGCTTCGACGGCGGGTTCGGCTCCGCGTACCTCGCCCGGCAGGTCGGCCAGAAGTTCGCCCGGGAGATCTTCTTCCTCGGCGACGAGTACTCGGCCGAGGACGCGCACCGCATGGGCATGGTCAACGCGGTCGTCGACCACGAGGAGCTCGAGGCCGTCGCGCTCGAGTGGGGCCGCAAGGTGATGGGCAAGTCGCCGACCGCGCAGCGGATGCTGAAGTACAGCTTCAACCTGATCGACGACGGCCTCGTCGGCCAGCAGGTGTTCGCCGGCGAGGCGACCCGGCTCGCGTACATGACCGACGAGGCGGCCGAGGGCCGGGACTCGTTCCTCGAGCGCCGCGACCCGGACTGGTCCGGCTATCCCTGGCACTTCTGA
- a CDS encoding TMEM254 family protein — protein sequence MSVRRKPSLLWRLFVLVGLGSMTALTFSDQAWEQFEDTVGDAIPRSTIRSILFGTLALHSLESLFVWRSTRRRGDAGPGRWALATFVWGFPVVRRLRKARKAEAMAVEAVALADEAVALADAA from the coding sequence ATGTCCGTCCGCCGCAAGCCGAGCCTGCTCTGGAGGCTGTTCGTCCTCGTCGGGCTGGGTTCCATGACCGCCCTGACGTTCAGCGACCAGGCCTGGGAGCAGTTCGAGGACACGGTGGGCGACGCGATCCCGCGCAGCACGATCCGGTCGATCCTGTTCGGCACCCTGGCCCTGCACTCGCTCGAGTCGCTGTTCGTGTGGCGCTCGACGCGCCGCCGGGGCGACGCCGGGCCGGGCCGCTGGGCCCTGGCCACGTTCGTGTGGGGCTTCCCGGTCGTGCGCCGCCTGCGCAAGGCCCGCAAGGCCGAGGCGATGGCGGTCGAGGCCGTGGCGCTGGCCGACGAGGCCGTCGCCCTGGCCGACGCCGCCTGA
- a CDS encoding VOC family protein → MSDDGITLSHIGLCVSDVERSTAFYCDGLGFTVTADHAVGVEFGPLMEVDAPDLRSRFVQRDGMSIELLHFVAPGHLGDGTRREVNRLGFTHMCLNVTDIDAVASRITDAGGTVLDDTWTRIPMGDAELRFVYCTDPDGTRIELMQLG, encoded by the coding sequence ATGAGCGACGACGGGATCACGCTGAGCCACATTGGGCTCTGCGTGTCGGACGTGGAGCGGTCGACCGCCTTCTACTGCGACGGCCTCGGCTTCACGGTCACGGCCGACCACGCCGTCGGCGTCGAGTTCGGCCCGCTGATGGAGGTGGACGCCCCCGACCTGCGGTCCCGGTTCGTCCAGCGCGACGGCATGTCCATCGAGCTGCTGCACTTCGTCGCCCCGGGCCACCTCGGTGATGGGACGCGCCGCGAGGTCAACCGGCTCGGGTTCACCCACATGTGCCTGAACGTGACCGACATCGACGCCGTCGCCTCGCGGATCACCGACGCCGGCGGCACGGTGCTCGACGACACGTGGACCCGCATCCCGATGGGCGATGCCGAGCTGCGGTTCGTGTACTGCACGGACCCCGACGGGACGCGCATCGAGCTGATGCAACTCGGATAG
- a CDS encoding MBL fold metallo-hydrolase, whose product MDQHPLVGGRGHATVPTVEVTLLGTGSPIPDPLRAGPATLVRAGGLALLFDCGRGVLLRLAAAGVPGPPGVAVQFLTHLHSDHTTDLNDVITTRWVMSMVPLPLPLVGPPGSEGLVDRTLAMLTEDIGYRIAHHDDIEAGPEVHVTEVLDGPVALPELGAAGITVTAAPTDHRPVTPTVGYRIEHEGASVAIAGDTVPCEGLDRLVRGADVYVQTVVRDDVIRQIPLPRLQDVCDYHSTVVQAAQTAARAGVGTLVLTHMVPAPPPGGAQEWIDIATEHFDGTVLAPDDLATITVGAGAVTTGGAS is encoded by the coding sequence ATGGACCAACACCCCCTGGTCGGTGGACGGGGTCACGCTACCGTGCCCACCGTGGAGGTCACGCTGCTCGGCACCGGCTCGCCCATCCCCGATCCGCTCCGGGCCGGGCCCGCCACGCTCGTGCGCGCCGGTGGTCTGGCGCTGCTGTTCGACTGCGGTCGTGGGGTGCTCCTGCGGCTCGCCGCAGCAGGGGTGCCGGGCCCGCCCGGGGTCGCGGTGCAGTTCCTCACGCACCTGCACTCGGACCACACCACCGACCTGAACGACGTGATCACCACCCGGTGGGTCATGTCGATGGTGCCGCTGCCGCTGCCCCTCGTCGGTCCCCCCGGGTCGGAGGGCCTCGTCGACCGGACCCTGGCGATGCTCACCGAGGACATCGGGTACCGCATCGCGCACCACGACGACATCGAGGCCGGCCCCGAGGTGCATGTGACCGAGGTGCTCGACGGCCCCGTGGCCCTCCCCGAGCTCGGCGCGGCCGGCATCACCGTGACCGCCGCCCCGACGGACCACCGGCCGGTGACGCCGACGGTCGGCTACCGCATCGAGCACGAGGGCGCCTCGGTGGCCATCGCGGGCGACACCGTGCCGTGCGAGGGGCTCGACCGGCTCGTCCGGGGCGCGGACGTCTACGTGCAGACCGTCGTGCGCGACGACGTCATCCGCCAGATCCCGCTCCCGCGCCTCCAGGACGTGTGCGACTACCACTCCACCGTCGTGCAGGCGGCGCAGACCGCGGCCCGGGCCGGCGTCGGCACCCTCGTGCTGACCCACATGGTCCCCGCCCCGCCGCCGGGCGGCGCGCAGGAGTGGATCGACATCGCGACCGAGCACTTCGACGGCACCGTCCTGGCCCCCGACGACCTGGCCACGATCACGGTCGGCGCAGGGGCCGTGACCACGGGAGGAGCATCATGA
- a CDS encoding 5'/3'-nucleotidase SurE, with translation MPTLRRAGLAVLALLAPMGVLAACSSDDDSASSTTGASSTTTTAAAEELTILVTNDDGVGAQGIDVLVQALQAMPETKVVVAAPAENQSGTGGRTTPGGATATPTTMLSGEQATAVAGFPADSVVWALDGGIPETPQLVVSGINSGQNVGAFIQLSGTVGAARAAASRGIPALAVSAGVNDTAGFDEAAELAVAWIDEHRGALLDGSMATTPAPVANLNVPGCSAGEVRGVLEVPASADPPASLEKVDCGAPEPPTKPADDNAALAGGWAALSDIGVG, from the coding sequence GTGCCGACCCTCCGCCGGGCCGGCCTCGCGGTGCTGGCCCTGCTCGCCCCGATGGGCGTGCTCGCGGCGTGCAGCTCCGACGACGACTCGGCGAGCAGCACGACCGGGGCCTCGTCGACGACCACGACCGCCGCGGCCGAGGAGCTGACGATCCTCGTCACCAACGACGACGGCGTCGGTGCGCAGGGCATCGACGTCCTGGTCCAGGCGTTGCAGGCGATGCCCGAGACGAAGGTGGTCGTCGCGGCACCGGCCGAGAACCAGAGCGGCACCGGCGGCAGGACGACCCCGGGCGGGGCGACGGCCACGCCGACCACGATGCTCAGCGGCGAGCAGGCCACCGCGGTCGCGGGCTTCCCCGCGGACTCCGTGGTGTGGGCGCTCGACGGCGGCATCCCCGAGACGCCGCAGCTCGTCGTGTCGGGCATCAACTCCGGCCAGAACGTCGGTGCGTTCATCCAGCTGTCGGGCACCGTCGGCGCGGCGCGGGCTGCGGCGAGCCGCGGCATCCCGGCGCTCGCGGTGTCGGCGGGGGTGAACGACACCGCCGGCTTCGACGAGGCGGCGGAGCTCGCGGTGGCGTGGATCGACGAGCACCGCGGGGCGCTGCTCGACGGGTCGATGGCGACGACGCCGGCGCCGGTCGCCAACCTCAACGTCCCAGGGTGCTCGGCGGGCGAGGTGCGCGGCGTGCTCGAGGTCCCCGCGTCGGCCGACCCGCCGGCGTCGCTCGAGAAGGTCGACTGCGGCGCCCCGGAGCCGCCGACGAAGCCGGCCGACGACAACGCCGCGCTGGCGGGGGGCTGGGCCGCGCTCTCCGACATCGGCGTCGGCTGA